One window from the genome of Paramisgurnus dabryanus chromosome 20, PD_genome_1.1, whole genome shotgun sequence encodes:
- the LOC135731998 gene encoding uncharacterized protein, translating into MPASLKKTINDRRVKDLLLRYVQLFPPVSCYLEVNVDRAIYGQDRCRSFTFLEMRQWYSLHKLGPAKRENGAGGVHLYKAVAGDEGEGHHHQVPEVLQALHSRKRESSTRFQSSCRHFQLFKALLPAAATSQLSWSNDALDDTVFLPISTSQPVFVRSPEQLPLSTSVPATADHPEQNPLRNEQEGKAQQAQEAPAVLHQQGWLVSP; encoded by the exons ATGCCGGCATCCCTAAAAAAAACCATTAATGACCGGAGGGTGAAGGACCTCCTCCTGAGGTATGTGCAGCTGTTCCCTCCGGTCTCCTGCTACCTCGAGGTCAACGTGGACAGGGCAATTTATGGGCAGGACCGCTGCAGGTCGTTCACTTTCCTCGAGATGCGGCAGTGGTACAGCCTGCACAAGCTGGGACCGGCCAAGAGAGAAAATGGCGCAGGAGGCGTACACCTCTACAAAGCAGTGGCTGGTGATGAAGGAGAAGGACATCACCACCAAGTCCCAGAAGTGCTTCAGGCGCTACATTCTCGAAAGAGAG AATCCTCCACCAGATTCCAATCTTCCTGCCGCCACTTCCAGCTCTTCAAGGCTTTATTGCCAG CCGCTGCCACCTCCCAGTTGTCATGGTCCAATGACGCTCTGGACGACACAGTCTTCTTGCCCATCTCCACCAGCCAGCCTGTGTTCGTCAGGAGTCCCGAACAGCTGCCGCTCTCCACCAGCGTGCCAGCAACTGCAGACCATCCTGAACAGAATCCTTTGCGTAACGAGCAAGAAGGCAAAGCGCAGCAAGCACAAGAAGCCCCTGCTGTCCTCCACCAGCAAGGCTGGTTAGTCTCCCCCTGA